aacatgctaacaaaactgtttccaacaatgaTAACAAAtaagtatcaaatcagcaaaattagactgatttctgaaggatcatgtgacactgaaataaataacacataacaattgctgcaataaaaaaataatttacatatttactaaattataattaattgaatgtgaaaaataaatgttatttcatgttatgaccaaacaaaatgtttacatttgtttttatatgatacattttatataaatattataaatctgATTAATTCCTGTAAATTCCCATAAAAtcctgttaagtttccaaattggaatatttccaaaattccctAGGTTAAGTTCCCGTGGAAAGTTTCCGGAAACTTTCCGCCCCTTTGCAACTCTAATTGGGACAGTAAAGACAAAATTGCTCTGTTAGCTGTGGTGTCAAgacatagatatatatatattgttgtgaaaacATTATTGGCTGTTAAAATGATGTCTTTTTGACTTAAAGGCCAGGAGAACTGCAGCTGGCGTTGAAGAACAACAGCAAACCGTATCTCATTGGAATAAAAAACGGTACAAAAAGCTCCCCAATTCTGCTATACAAGTAGCAGCAGACATAACGTGGTCTAAAATTACATTAGGCAGTATGCTTAACTATTACTCAAGCAAAACAATGACACATTtctgggaattttttttttttctttgctagGTACTGTCTGTGTTTGTCTTGGAAGTGATGCTTCTGTGCATGATGAAATAATGGCAGCATGTCAGGCCTTGTGTCTCCGTAATGTGTTACTCAATGATTCCTCTCTGGGTGGTGCACTCAAACAGCTCTCAAACACTAAGGGTGAGCACTGCGATAAAAGAAAGACCTTCTTTAAATAGTGTTTGTCGATTGAGAGATAGTAGCCTCTTTTCCATAATACTGGGTTTTATTTTCCAGACCCATGGGAGTTAGTATCACAGAGTCATAAGATGATTGATCAAATTTTCCAGACATTTCTAAAAGGTAAGAGAAATGCATGCTGTAAtaagaaacattttatttgcattCAGAGACAAAATGAATAATATGGGCAATTTGTAATCCTTGTTCTGCTTGTCTCTGTCAGAACTGGATCAAGCAAAGTGGCAGACAGATCGGACACTATTGGATTGGAACGAGTGGCGTGTGGAATGGAGGAAAAAGAGAAGCTGAAGTAAATGGTTATAAAAGAAATGGAAAATGTTTTCGTTTCCACTGATATTCACTTCGAAACATCTGTCAGTTTTTAATTACTTGCCAAAACTCAGCCACAGAACTGAAAGATTTATATCAGTGTCATAaatataaactgtaaaaataaaaacaatgaggACAACAGGGTTGGAGCAGCGATCATGTATTCCTATATAGTCAACAAGGCCTCACCAACCCGTGAGAGAAACAGTTTCTAACagttattgcaaaaaaaaaaaaagtaatgctaAAATTTAGGGtaagattttttcttttctttgaaatacttttttttttttcagcaaagatgcattaaattgatcaaacatgacagtaaatacttctatttcaaataaatgctgtttttttatttctgttcaaagaatcctgaaaaaaagcactgtgtaaacaaaaatattttatttcaacataagaaatgttagaatgatttctgaaggatcatgtgacactgaagactgaagtaatgatgctgaaaatgccagaggaataaataacatttattaaaatagatatattaaaatagaaaacagttattttcaattgtaataatatgtcacaatattactgtttttactgcattttaattaaataagtgcagccttgatgagaattagactgctttttaaaaaaaaaaaaaaaaaaaaatcaagaatatGAATCGAGTTTTACCACATATGTATCATCCTTTGGTGttgttttataattataaatgtatcaTATTTCAACCACTGATAAggattatatatttatttcaattcaGTCTGATGCAAACAGTTGGCAATGCATCATATTAATGTGTgagaaaacaatatttttgttgtatctgtcattgtgagatataaatgaATGTTGTGATCCAAAGTCGGCAAGCTGAATTATATAAATGCTCTTATCATACTGCAGCCAGCAAACACACACGCTGTGAATTTAAAGCTCACAGCGCTGCTCCATAATGAACCTTCCTCAAGTGTCTTTTGAGATTCTCTGTTCGGTTGAATCTCCGTCCACAGAGAGAACAGTTATACGGCCTTTCTCCTGTATGAATGCGCTCGTGCTTTTTCAGATCAGCTAAACGACTGAACCTGAACTTACAGCACTTGCAGACAAAAGGTCTCTCATTTGAATGGCATACAAAGTGAGCTCCGAGGCTGGAGGGAGTCGCAAAAGTCTTACCGCACACATGACAGCTGTGCAGAAACTCTCTGCTCTCACTCATACTCGGAGCGCTGTGAACATCTCCTGTATGGACCGTATTCTCAACCCGTGACCTAAGAATTTGTTTAGAAGTAGAGTTTAGTAATTTACATGGCTGGTTATTGACAACATTGTTGGAAAAGGTGGGAACAGGCTGTTGGTTGAGTTCATTTGCATCCTGCATGGGAACAACAGGAGCTTGTGTTGCCGCATTGCCTGTCTCTTCCGTAACAGAACATTCCAGAAGCTCTGGTTTGGATTCCACCTTAATTTTGTTTGAGCCCAATGGGGTCTCAGTGTTGCTGGTTACTGGAGTCTCTCTGCTGCCAGGTGAAGGGTTTGGGATTCTTCTCGGAGGGCTACTCTTATCCATGGAGAGGGGTCTTTGCATCGTCAAAGAATAGTCACAGGTCCCTAGCAGAAAATGATGTTGGTTGCCTACAGTAATATCATCTAAAACGAGCTTTAAATGAACAGGATTGTCAGTCAGAACCTCCTTGCTCACTACTGAATCTCTATGATGAACATGATCTTCCCCTAAATGAAGCTCATCTCTGGGAAAAGAGACTTTCAGGActtcatctaaaatataaaagaagATGAATGAGAATTTTTACATGACAGTTCATTTCAGTTAATTCAGTAACTACAAGCTCTCCATAATCTCACCTGAAGCCATCCTCTCCTGGAGTTCTTTCAGCTTCTGCTGGAGGTTCTGGTTCTCCAGGCGTGTTCTGGCAGACTCCTTCTGATACTCTAACATAGCCTGACCCATGAGCTGCAACACCTCCTGGACAGCAGCGGTGAGGAGCTCAGCTACATTTGTGATGAGGAGATCCATCTGTGACATTTTGTTAGGACCTGCTCAGAGAGAAAACAAGCTAAAGGGacagttctcccaaaaatgtaaattctgtcatcgctTACCCACCCCCATGACATtccaaaaatacattaatttattttgtgtaaCATTAAAGAAGACTTTATGATAAGTGTCTTTTTGTTCATAATTGTCCAAAATTGTTTGGtgaccaacattcttcaaaatatcttcttttatgttcagccgaagaaagaaagtcatacaggatCTAAACGACATAAGGAAATTACGacagggtgaactatccctttaattatttTCTAGTTTGTTCACGGGTCTGCCTCTAAACTATAATAACAATGAATGAACAATGTGTAACCATTAACATTTggtactgtatataataattacatcaaaattaaaatgacagtaACACCTACCTCTCTGTTGTCAAGAGCAATGAGACGATAACTGAAGCTTCAGACGGTCAGCGAGCTAAACCGTGAACTAAAGTCCGGAAACGAGAGGTCTTTCATGATATTTATATCTCCatactatgattttttttcttccagaGACCGTCGACACTGGCTATGTTTACAATGACGTTTCTAGTGGCCGTGTTGTGAAAATGCTGGTTGGTGACGTACTACTACTTCCTTTACTACTAGCACGCACTCTTTCCTGTATTCGAACTCTGTTTCCATGGCTACAAACAACCAACTGTAACATATTTCTCTGGTAAGCGTATACcttactgtttttttccccctttggCGATAAATATGAAAACTGAAACAGTTTCTGTGCTTAATGAACTTTAGCTTAATTTTAAACAATGAACTGAATTGtttgattattttgtttctATGGTTGGTTGAAATATACCTCTTAACACTAGGGACCAAATAGTTGAACTGTCAATAGCGGTCATTTGCTCACTGTTCATaccagacagcagtgaatgtcatttttttcatgttatatttacttcaaagcttctatggtcatgtttaatgaaaaatgtggggtaatttaagcatacataatataatatgttcgtgatattattgtgtaagagctactagacctcccacaaaagcgcatgccgcaatttgctttccgcaatttgcatccggcaagctggagatcaaagtttttcaccgcagttaaaatgttgtttttgaaagtcaaaatgtcaacaaatataaaatgaagcagaatatttcgttagataaaaacatattgtgaattttggaaatgattacatctgtctttattcaatacattttgacttttggagtttacaatgctttagcattatcgGAAATGTTTGGACCACACGAATCGGAAACAATTTTATGCAGCCTCTAATGAAATCTAGAATGAATAAATAGTTCTGTTATATTAGGACTCAGAACCTCAGAATCAGTGTCAGACGAACTGTCAAGAGACAtcgctctctgctcctccatcagactctgcatcatcaatgttctcaagcaaggataaaacctcagtgacagtcattttctttcttgttgccattttgacggtaaagctaagttttagcttatcaaaagcatacaaaactgccagagaaaGGTTGCTAGGCAACAGCTATGCACATCTTTAACAGCAGGAAAAAGCGCTGAGGAGATACACCTGCAATATGTGCGGTCAAATTGACCGCTATGGCCATTCAAggtagaaatactcagaactcttttgtgttttgaaattttaataaaataacaatgttaaaataaaatttacattaatttaagaaaagtcatggaactgtagttatatgggttttatttcaacaaagttattacattgcaaatctttaaaacggtcaaaatgactgccttggtAGTTCTAGTCCCTTTAAAGGGACCAAATAGTTGaactgtcatcatttgctcactctcatgtcgtttcaaacttttccttctgtggaacataaagtattttatatatatatatatatatatatatatatatatatatatatatatatatatatatatatatatatatatatatatatatatattatatagggagtacaccccctttgaaaagtaacattttaaacaataccttaatgaacacaaaaacaatttccaaaatgatgACAATACTATGTTTTATATAACaactgtttaacttataacatgaaagtaaggttaataatataacttagagaacaaaattttcagttttttactcaaattagggtgatgcaaaaatgaataCACCCCACttaaagtctctggagcaaagctaaattttagactacaaatgtctaatttaacaagtaTTCAACCACAAGTGAGTCTATTTATTCATTActcaggtgtccagcagacaggtgactataaaagggtgtttaaaccccttcccatttcatgctgtcagcaatggcaccacatggaaatATCACAAGACCTgggaaagaaaataatttctttacaccagaaaggtgaaggctacaagaagatcagcaaagctttacttatcagtcagaattctgtagcaaaagtggtacaaaaattttaaaaagatggaactgcaaccatctcacagagatgtCCAGGTCGACcatggaagttaacacctctacaggagcgtcttctgatgagaaaaGTTgaagaaaattggcatgcaagttcactgcaatTATCTAAAatagtagaaagccaaactgagGTGAATATTTCCTGTGATACGATACAGTGttcactgcagaggaatggcatgcatgggttgccgtccatgaaagaagcctctcctaaagcccaggcacaaaaaagccgcctagagtttgccagggcccatgctgcatggcgcctacagtgaaacatggtggtgtcagtgtccttatgtggggctgcatgagtgctgctggtgtcagggagctgcatttcattgatggcatcatgaattcgcAGATGTattgctctatactgaaagagaagatgctaccatcactccatgcccttggtcgtcgtgcacttttctAACATGaaaatgatcctaaacacacatctaaggccactgttggatttctgaagaagaacagggtgaaagtgattcactgtctcctgatctgaacccaatcgaacacctatggggaattctgaagagacaagttgagcatcgcTCTCcgtccagcatccagtctctaaaagaggtcattcttgaggAAAAAgatgcaaaatgtcgccaacttgttcattccatgccgtGAAaattggtgctgtcattaaaaatcatggaggccatacaaagtactagatgtagtagtttttgttgtggggtgtactcatttttgcatcaccctaatttgagtaaaactgaaaaatgtgtaatccaagttatattattaaccttactttcatgttataagttaaacagatgttatattaaacttagtcttgtcaacattttttaaattgtttttgtgttcattgagatattgtttagaatgttacttttcaaagggggtgtgctcatttacactgaacactgtgtatatattatatgttatatatatatatatataagtctcaagtgctttttttttggtccagacAATAGTAGTCAATGGTAGctaaaactgtttggttaccaacattcttccaaatatcttcttttgtgatttgtgtgagtgagtaaatgatgtgaaaaattgtttattaatatttatccaATTAACTCAGAGAGCTTCATCAATTTAAACAGTGACTAAATTTATTTTGGAGGAGACAGAAAAAATCAAGTGCAACACATGCTACTGACATATTATAGTATAGTCTGTGTTAAATCCACTATGTGGAGTTTACAAGTGCATCATGGTAATTCTATGAGCTAAATTAAGCTATTGTGCCTGCTCACAAATTACACACTTGCTGCAATATATAGCCAAGACATGCTATGAACTAAATAAAGCTTCCACTTAATAGTTTCTGTTGTAGacctttgaaaaaaaatattactagACAATGAAGGATAAATATATCACATTTACTGCAATGTGTCTGTTCCAAAATACAAGTTAGACTCACTtgagctaataaaatattcTTTTTACTTAGTGCAATGACTTTGGCTAATGTCAAATAGGGCTGGGAATACAT
The window above is part of the Chanodichthys erythropterus isolate Z2021 chromosome 3, ASM2448905v1, whole genome shotgun sequence genome. Proteins encoded here:
- the zgc:113090 gene encoding zinc finger protein 524, with product MSQMDLLITNVAELLTAAVQEVLQLMGQAMLEYQKESARTRLENQNLQQKLKELQERMASDEVLKVSFPRDELHLGEDHVHHRDSVVSKEVLTDNPVHLKLVLDDITVGNQHHFLLGTCDYSLTMQRPLSMDKSSPPRRIPNPSPGSRETPVTSNTETPLGSNKIKVESKPELLECSVTEETGNAATQAPVVPMQDANELNQQPVPTFSNNVVNNQPCKLLNSTSKQILRSRVENTVHTGDVHSAPSMSESREFLHSCHVCGKTFATPSSLGAHFVCHSNERPFVCKCCKFRFSRLADLKKHERIHTGERPYNCSLCGRRFNRTENLKRHLRKVHYGAAL